The following coding sequences lie in one Arachis hypogaea cultivar Tifrunner chromosome 4, arahy.Tifrunner.gnm2.J5K5, whole genome shotgun sequence genomic window:
- the LOC112795187 gene encoding protein FAR-RED IMPAIRED RESPONSE 1-like — protein sequence MIHPTISDEEIPKVGMLFGTLEEARQFYYNYANKMGFEPHIRNNNFDKNERTPINQSIQCNRDGYQTKKNPATQRSNTVSYVHCKARIYVKLDTELEKWRLLKVELAHTHRCDPSLSWMFKKNRELSMHVKDVIERNDQAGIRSSKTFQALADEDGGRSNLNFLEKDVRNYISGKLRINGDDTDAQEMLDYFTKMKEQNPNFFYDICVYSDNSLKHAFWVDARSRAADEYFGDVVSFDTTYKLNK from the coding sequence ATGATTCATCCCACCATTTCTGATGAGGAGATTCCAAAAGTGGGGATGCTATTTGGAACCCTAGAGGAAGCACGCCAATTTTACTACAACTATGCCAATAAAATGGGATTCGAGCCTCATATAAGAAACAATAACTTCGACAAGAATGAAAGAACACCCATTAACCAATCCATACAGTGCAATAGAGATGGATACCAAACAAAGAAGAATCCGGCAACCCAAAGGTCAAACACAGTCTCATATGTACACTGTAAAGCTCGCATCTATGTGAAACTTGACACAGAGCTTGAAAAGTGGAGACTGTTGAAGGTAGAATTAGCTCACACGCATCGATGTGATCCCAGTTTGTCATGGATGTTTAAGAAAAACAGGGAACTCTCCATGCACGTTAAGGATGTCATTGAGCGCAACGACCAGGCTGGTATACGATCTTCGAAGACTTTTCAGGCGCTTGCTGATGAAGATGGTGGTCGTTCTAATCTGAACTTTCTTGAGAAGGATGTTAGAAATTATATATCTGGTAAACTCCGAATCAATGGAGATGATACTGATGCGCAAGAGATGCTGGACTATTTTACCAAGATGAAAGAGCAGAACCCGAATTTCTTTTACGATATTTGTGTCTATAGTGACAATAGTCTCAAGCATGCATTTTGGGTGGATGCTCGATCAAGAGCTGCTGACGAGTATTTTGGTGACGTGGTGTCATTTGACACCACATACAAACTCAACAAGtaa
- the LOC140184213 gene encoding uncharacterized protein yields the protein MEGILDENPSSQDNSRPRHPTPEQQEVVNQARMASTIHRTNEHIIADPQHPEKARDKATQIIQDLCLRVQELEGKLTDKGKYANEHGSQATSRPRSYRGRSPTRQHDRRDDRSTSRNHRHEKTPERRHSKKHHRSASHDLNRQHNSDEDPRRRHTKRTRNDHIIMGATPFTERILRAKIPRGFDKPTDMKYDGTKDPQEHLTAFEARMNLEGASDAVRCRAFPVTLAGPAIKWFNALPNGSITSFHDITRKFMAQFTTRITKAKHPISLLGVTQKQEESTRKYLDRFNDECLTVDGLTDSVASLCLTNGLMNEDFRKHLTTKPVWTMHEIQNVAKDYINDEEVSQVVAANKRQHVATQHGNPTPRHNPPPKENQRDNLRPTHRPPRIGKFSNYTPLTAPITEIYHQIADRGVIPKARPLKERTGGNKALYCDYHRGYGHKTQDCFDLKDALEQAIRDGKLPEFVKFIREPRRADRDKSPEREGRNPRTQKPPPRENREEDPTIIVNVITGKDVSNKSKLTMKKDLKIMAVRHHDPVAIADSSITFVPEDCQHGTSAEDAPFVISARIGTGLVRRILVDTGADSNILFRGAFDKLGLRNNNLQTHRHGVTGLGDNFLKPDGSVTLPITIGTSNQRKTILSEFVVLKDSTAYNVILGRKTINDFSAVIFTKYLLMKFRADDGTIGTIHGDREVAAECDNNSLALRKKSRDTAGIFLADLDARLDGQPRPEPEGDMEKLQIGPTKEEYTFINRNLPYDLKEELSQLLKQNRDLFAFTPANMPGISPDLMSHHLAVDPLAKPVAQRRRKMSLDRAAEVRKQVKALLEANFIRELPYTTWLANVVLVRKSNGKWRIVMPFGLKNAGATYQRLVNKIFRNLSGSKIEVYIDDMLAKTESGEQLTDDLKVIMNTLRKHQMRLNPTKCAFGMEAGKFLGFMITQRGVEANPEKYRAVLEMTSPKNLKEIQKLTGRLIALSRFLGASAQKAIPFFKLMKKGTPFKWEIECEEAFQHFKRVLAEPPILAKPQIGETLYLYLSITEEAIAAALVQENEKKEQKPIYFISKVLQNTEARYSRLEKLAFTLLSASRRLRQYFQAHPITVRTDQAVKQVLQKPDLAGRMLAWSIELSQFQIRFEPRNAIKAQALTDFIVEMTPIKLTPEPWKLHVDGSSNSTHGGAGIILENQNGIIIEQSIRYDFPVSNNQAEYEALLAGLNLAREVDAKVLEVNTDSQVVCSQINGSYQTRDPLLQQYLNKVSELKGGFESITIQHVPRERNARADLLSKLASTKSGHGNRSLIQEVVKSPSVSTIINAHLTSSNRESWTYPILQYLLDGTLPPDSKEERRIKREAANYTIIAGQLYKRGFSQPLLKCVEPGDTEYILREIHEGCCGHHIGGKTLAQKITRAGYFWPTIIRDSIQLTKSCDKCQRHANIHQAAPHQLSIISAERPFGTWGIDLVGPFPTAPGQLRYLVVAIDYYTKWIEAEPLASITATQCRKFVWRQIITRFGIPEVIISDNGTQFTDKKFKELLEGLHISHRFSSVEHPQTNGQVESANKIIVKGLKKRLDEAKGLWADELGSVLWSYRTTPQTSTGETPFRLTYGVEAVIPVEIGDPSPRKTVGGNDEEAERDLVDEERHIAHVKELALKQRISLRISGTLSLTKGFNEAQPFK from the exons ATGGAGGGTATCTTGGACGAAAATCCATCAAGCCAAGACAACTCCAGACCACGTCATCCGACCCCAGAACAACAGGAGGTCGTAAACCAAGCCCGGATGGCCAGTACCATCCACCGCACCAACGAGCACATAATCGCAGATCCACAACACCCCGAGAAAGCAAGGGACAAAGCGACACAGATCATTCAGGATCTCTGCCTCCGAGTCCAGGAACTTGAAGGTAAACTAACCGACAAAGGAAAATACGCCAACGAACACGGAAGCCAGGCGACGTCCAGGCCACGATCCTACCGCGGAAGGTCGCCAACCCGGCAACACGATAGAAGAGATGATCGTAGCACCTCACGCAACCACCGACACGAGAAAACGCCAGAACGGCGACACAGCAAAAAACACCACCGCAGCGCATCCCATGATCTGAACCGTCAGCACAATTCGGACGAAGACCCGAGACGACGGCACACCAAGCGCACAAGAAACGATCACATCATAATGGGAGCCACGcccttcacagaaagaatcttaaGAGCGAAAATCCCCAGAGGCTTCGACAAACCCACCGACATGAAGTACGACGGAACTAAAGACCCTCAAGAACACCTAACGGCTTTCGAGGCCAGAATGAACTTGGAAGGAGCATCCGACGCGGTCCGATGCAGAGCCTTCCCAGTAACCCTTGCCGGACCggcgatcaaatggttcaacgccctcccaaacggatccatAACCAGCTTCCACGACATCACAAGAAAATTCATGGCCCAATTCACAACCCGAATCACCAAggccaaacaccccatcagcttgcTAGGGGTCACACAGAAACAAGAAGAATCTACAAgaaaatacctcgaccgcttcaacgaTGAATGCCTGACGGTCGACGGGCTCACGGACTCCGTTGCCAGCCTCTGCCTAACTAACGGGCTCATGAATGAAGACTttcgcaaacacctcaccacTAAACCAGTATGGACCATGCACGAAATCCAGAACGTTGCCAAAGATTACATCaacgacgaggaagtcagccaggtcgtcgctgccaacaaacggcagcACGTCGCTACCCAACACGGCAACCCGACTCCCCGTCATAACCCACCACCCAAAGAGAATCAACGAGACAACCTTAGACCAACCCACCGACCACCAAGAATAGGAAAATTCTCCAATTACACCCCCCTAACAGCACCAATTACTgagatataccaccaaatagcagatcgaGGTGTCATCCCCAAAGCCCGACCACTCAAGGAAAGGACAGGAGGAAACAAAGCCCTCTACTGCGACTACCACCGAGGATACGGCCACAAAACacaagattgtttcgaccttaaagacgcTCTCGAGCAGgccatacgagacggcaaactcccagagTTCGTCAAATTCATCAGAGAACCAAGGCGCGCCGACAGGGACAAATCACCAGAAAGAGAAGGACGCAACCCGAGAACTCAAAAGCCGCCCCCCAGGGAAAACCGCGAAGAGGATCCGACCATCATAGTGAACGTCATCACGGGCAAAGATGTATCGAATAAGTCAAAGCTAACAATGAAAAAAGACCTCAAAATAATGGCCGTCAGGCACCACGACCCAGTCGCCATAGCTGACAGCTCGATAACTTTCGTGCCGGAGGACTGCCAACACGGCACCTCGGCCGAAGACGCCCCTTTTGTCATATCAGCCCGAATCGGAACAGGGCTAGTAAGAAGAATACTGGTGGACACTGGCGCCGACTCTAACATCCTCTTCCGAGGagctttcgacaaactcgggctccgcaacaacaacctccaaacacaccgcCACGGCGTCACGGGCCTCGGAGACAACTTCCTCAAACCTGACGGCTCGGTTACCCTTCCCATCACCATAGGAACAAGCAATCAGAGAAAGACGATCTTATCCGAATTCGtagtcctaaaagactccacagCCTATAACGTCATTCTCGGGAGAAAAACGATCAACGACTTCTCTGCAGTCATCTTCACCAAATACCTCCTCATGAAGTTCAGGGCCGATGACGGCACCATCGGAACCATTCACGGAGACCGGGAAGTCGCAGCCGAATGCGACAACAATAGCTTAGCCCTAAGGAAAAAATCCCGGGACACAGCCGGAATATTCCTTGCCGACCTAGACGCACGACTAGACGGCCAACCTAGACCGGAACCAGAAGGAGACATGGAAAAGCTACAAATAGGGCCAACCAAAGAAGAATACACTTTCATCAACAGAAACCTCCCATACGACCTCAAAGAAGAACTCTCCCAACTTTTGAAACAAAACAGAGACCTGTTCGCATTTACACCAGCCAATATGCCGGGAATAAGCCCCGACCTAATGTCTCACCATCTGGCAGTAGACCCCTTAGCCAAACCAGTGGCACAAAGAAGACGGAAAATGTCACTAGACCGAGCCGCCGAGGTCCGAAAACAGGTGAAAGCCCTACTCGAAGCCAACTTCATCCGAGAACTCCCTTACACgacctggctagccaacgtcgtactGGTAAGAAAATCTaacgggaaatggcgaat AGTAATGCCCTTCGGCTTAAAAAACGCCGGAGCCACCTACCAGCGGCTTGTTAACAAGATATTTCGCAACTTATCCGGAAGCAAAatagaagtctacatagacgatATGCTCGCCAAGACGGAATCCGGCGAGCAACTAACCGACGACCTCAAGGTAATAATGAACACCCTGCGAAAACACCAAATGCGACTCAACCCAACAAAATGTGCCTTCGGGATGGAAGCAGGAaaattcctcggcttcatgaTCACACAACGAGGAGTTGAGGCAAACCCAGAAAAATATCGTGCCGTCCTTGAGATGACAAGTCCCAAAAACCTCAAAGAAATCCAAAAACTCACCGGCCGACTGATCGCGCTATCCCGGTTCCTCGGGGCATCGGCCCAAAAGGCAATCCCTTTTTTCAAACTTATGAAAAAAGGAACCCCCTTCAAATGGGAGATAGAATGCGAAGAAGCTTTCCAACACTTCAAAAGGGTTCTAGCGGAACCTCCAATCCTCGCAAAACCCCAAATAGGGGAAACACTATACCTgtacctctccataacggaagaAGCAATCGCAGCAGCACTCGTCCAGGAAAAcgagaaaaaagaacaaaaacccaTATACTTTATAAGTAAGGTCCTACAGAACACAGAAGCTCGCTATTCACGCTTAGAGAAGCTAGCTTTCACACTCCTCTCGGCATCCCGACGGCTACGACAATACTTCCAAGCCCACCCCATAACGGTGCGAACTGACCAAGCGGTCAAACAAGTATTACAAAAACCCGACCTAGCAGGaagaatgctagcatggtccatcgAGTTATCCCAATTCCAGATCAGGTTCGAACCCCGAAACGCCATCAAAGCGCAGGCCTTGACCGACTTCATCGTTGAAATGACTCCGATCAAACTCACCCCCGAACCATGGAAACTGCACGTCGACGGCTCATCAAACTCTACTCACGGAGGCGCCGGAATTATACTCGAAAACCAAAATGGGATCATAATTGAACAATCAATAAGATACGACTTTCCAGTATCaaataaccaagcagaatacgaggccctctTAGCAGGCCTAAACCTAGCCCGGGAAGTCGACGCCAAGGTACTCGAAGTAAATACCGATTCCCAGGTAGTGTGCTCCCAAATCAACGGGAGCTACCAAACCCGGGACCCCCTACTCCAACAATACCTCAATAAAGTGAGTGAGTTAAAAGGAGGATTCGAAAGCATCACCATACAACACGTCCCCAGGGAACGAAACGCCAGGGCGGACCTGCTCTCCAAGCTAGCCAGTACGAAGTCGGGACACGGCAACAGATCACTAATCCAGGAGGTCGTTAAGTCGCCTTCCGTATCAACAATAATCAACGCACACCTAACATCCTCAAACCGGGAGTCATGGACATACCCTATCTTGCAATACCTCCTCGACGGAACCCTACCACCAGACTCAAAAGAAGAAAGGCGAATAAAAAGAGAAGCCGCCAACTACACCATCATAGCAGGACAACTATACAAACGCGGATTCTCGCAACCCCTACTCAAATGTGTCGAACCCGGAGACACGGAATACATACTCCGCGAGATCCACGAAGGCTGCTGCGGCCACCACATCGGAGGGAAAACGCTAGCCCAAAAAATCACCAGGGCTGGCTATTTCTGGCCCACGATCATCCGAGATTCCATACAATTAACAAAAAGCTGCGACAAATGCCAAAGGCATGCCAATATCCACCAAGCCGCCCCACACCAACTCAGCATTATATCGGCAGAACGGCCATTCGGCACTTGGGGAATCGACCTCGTCGGGCCCTTCCCCACGGCACCCGGCCAACTCAGATATCTCGTCGTCGCcatagactactacaccaaatggattgaAGCCGAGCCCCTGGCCTCCATAACGGCGACCCAATGTCGAAAATTCGTCTGGCGGCAGATCATTACCCGATTCGGAATCCCCGAAGTCATCATCTCAGAcaacggaacccagttcaccgacaaaAAATTCAAGGAACTCCTAGAAGGATTGCACATATCCCATCGCTTCAGctcggtagaacatccccaaaCAAACGGACAGGTGGAATCCGCCAACAAAATAATCGTTAAAGGACTCAAGAAACGActcgacgaagccaaaggactATGGGCAGATGAGTTGGGATCAGTTCTATGGTCGTACCGAACAACACCCCAAACGAGCACGGGGGAAACGCCCTTCCGATTAACATACGGCGTAGAAGCAGTCATCCCAGTGGAAATCGGGGACCCCAGCCCCAGGAAAACGGTTGGAGGTAACGACGAAGAAGCAGAACGAGACCTCGTGGACGAAGAGAGACACATAGCTCACGTCAAAGAGTTAGCACTCAAACAAAGAATTAGCCTAAG AATCTCGGGTACTCTTTCCCTCAcgaagggttttaacgaggcccaaccattcaaataa
- the LOC112797269 gene encoding calcium-binding allergen Bet v 3 encodes MGQEKKMTQPSSFRLRSPSLNSIRLRKIFDMFDKNGDDIITVKEISQAMNLLGLEADTAELENLTKSYISPGNEGLAFEDFLKLHESLGEEYFGFMDATNDEEEEEKMKEQEESDLWEAFKVFDENGDGYISARELQVVLGKLGLSEGDEIESVQKMIGSVDINHDGRVDFSEFKNMMRSAIVKK; translated from the coding sequence ATGggacaagaaaagaagatgactCAGCCGTCGTCGTTTAGGCTCAGAAGCCCGAGCTTAAACTCGATCCGGCTGAGAAAGATCTTCGATATGTTTGACAAGAATGGCGACGACATTATCACGGTGAAGGAGATCAGCCAGGCAATGAACCTTCTAGGGCTGGAGGCGGACACGGCGGAGCTAGAGAACTTGACGAAGTCATATATAAGTCCGGGGAACGAGGGTTTGGCATTCGAGGACTTCTTGAAACTGCATGAGTCTCTAGGGGAAGAATACTTCGGGTTCATGGACGCGACAAACGacgaagaagaggaggagaagatgaAGGAGCAGGAGGAATCGGATCTTTGGGAAGCGTTTAAGGTGTTCGATGAGAATGGTGACGGTTACATATCGGCGAGGGAGCTTCAAGTGGTGCTAGGGAAGTTAGGGTTGTCTGAAGGGGATGAGATTGAGAGTGTTCAGAAGATGATTGGATCTGTTGATATCAACCATGATGGCCGTGTTGATTTCTCTGAGTTCAAGAACATGATGAGATCCGCCATTGTTAAAAAATGA
- the LOC112797270 gene encoding thioredoxin-like protein YLS8 — protein MSYLLPHLHSGWAVDQAILAEEERLVVIRFGHDWDETCMQMDEVLASVAETIKNFAVIYLVDITEVPDFNTMYELYDPSTVMFFFRNKHIMIDLGTGNNNKINWALKDKQEFIDIIETVYRGARKGRGLVIAPKDYSTKYRY, from the exons atgtCGTACCTGTTGCCGCACTTGCATTCGGGATGGGCGGTGGATCAGGCGATTCTTGCGGAGGAGGAGCGTCTCGTTGTCATCCGCTTCGGCCATGATTGGGATGAGACCTGCATGCAG ATGGATGAAGTGTTAGCATCAGTTGCTGAAACAATAAAAAACTTTGCTGTAATTTACCTTGTGGACATCACGGAGGTTCCTGATTTCAACACCATGTACGAGCTCTATGACCCATCCACAGTGATGTTCTTCTTTAGGAACAAGCACATTATGATAGACCTGGGCACTGGAAACAACAACAAGATCAACTGGGCTCTCAAGGACAAGCAAGAGTTCATCGACATTATCGAGACAGTTTACCGAGGGGCAAGGAAGGGCCGTGGTCTCGTGATTGCCCCCAAAGATTATTCAACCAAGTACCGTTACTAA
- the LOC140184214 gene encoding uncharacterized protein → MDLFERTTDLRHHLINFKSRIYLADAFDVTRYKAFPTTLTKAVIEWFDSLPSRREITKSSRKRYLKKVYQVVEDCGIPDLPTISFTKEDAQRVTPGYNDPVVITMILANANLHRILVDQGSSVDILFKSTFDKFGLEEKELKAYMDNLFGLGDTPIQPLDFILLHMTFGKDMKSRTLSINYIIVDVASAYNALIGQITLNRLVAIVSTLHLCMKFSTAEGITTVKGDKKLARKMLQ, encoded by the exons ATGGATCTCTTTGAAAGAACGACTGACCTAAGGCATCACCTCATCAATTTCAAAAGTAGGATATATCTGGCCGATGCGTTCGATGTGACTCGTTATAAGGCTTTTCCGACAACATTAACCAAAGCAGTAATAGAGTGGTTCGATAGCTTACCGTCCAG GAGAGAAATTACTAAATCCTCACGCAAAAGGTATCTCAAGAAAGTATACCAAGTCGTGGAAGATTGCGGAATTCCTGATTTACCAACTATTTCATTTACCAAGGAAGATGCTCAAAGAGTGACACCTGGTTACAATGACCCTGTGGTAATCACAATGATCCTTGCTAATGCAAACCTCCATAGAATATTGGTGGATCAAGGAAGCTCGGTCGACATTTTATTCAAATCCACTTTTGACAAATTCGGATTAGAAGAAAAGGAACTGAAGGCTTATATGGACAACCTTTTTGGGTTAGGAGATACGCCGATCCAACCTCTTGATTTCATTTTGTTACATATGACTTTTGGCAAAGATATGAAATCCAGAACTTTAAGCATTAACTACATCATAGTTGATGTAGCATCAGCCTATAATGCCTTGATAGGTCAAATCACCTTAAACCGACTGGTTGCGATCGTTTCTACActtcacctttgcatgaaattctcaACTGCAGAAGGAATTACCACTGTAAAAGGAGATAAGAAATTAGCAAGAAAAATGTTACAATGA